In the Hordeum vulgare subsp. vulgare chromosome 7H, MorexV3_pseudomolecules_assembly, whole genome shotgun sequence genome, one interval contains:
- the LOC123411792 gene encoding agamous-like MADS-box protein AGL61 yields the protein MLPRLQSKPGPELIRRRLFPCRDTCRDPYIPLSPFALGTVVPSHRERSSRKRERQHPPPPPPPSRFLPLVQSATMTQPPRLPSVVEQATMTLPPLGKKTKGRQRRENRRVEKKESRQVTFSKRKSGLWKKAAELAVLCRASLAIVVFSEAGKAFAFGSPSTDAVLGCADALAPVTAADDVEWEALEALCRETEAMGVEVAAEAQRMSAVGKKVVEVQTQAGKRFWWEVDVEALGEAELPVFARALQRLRDNVRRHADKMPSAAPPLQ from the coding sequence ATGTTACCGCGTCTCCAATCCAAACCCGGACCCGAGTTGATCCGCCGCCGTCTCTTTCCTTGCAGAGACACATGCAGAGATCCTTATATTCCCCTTTCGCCGTTCGCTCTTGGCACCGTCGTCCCGTCGCACCGAGAGAGAagctcaagaaagagagagagacagcacccgccgccgccgccgccgccgtcgcgttTTCTCCCCCTTGTTCAGAGCGCGACCATGACGCAACCGCCGCGCTTGCCCTCCGTCGTTGAGCAAGCCACCATGACGCTGCCGCCGCTCGGCAAGAAGACGAAGGGGCGGCAGCGCAGAGAGAACCGCCGGGTGGAGAAGAAGGAGTCCCGGCAGGTGACCTTCTCCAAGCGCAAGTCCGGGCTCTGGAAGAAGGCCGCGGAGCTCGCCGTGCTCTGCCGCGCCAGCCTCGCCATCGTCGTCTTCTCCGAGGCCGGCAAGGCGTTCGCCTTCGGCAGCCCCTCCACCGACGCCGTCCTGGGCTGCGCCGACGCCCTCGCTCCTGTCACTGCTGCCGACGACGTGGAGTGGGAGGCCCTGGAGGCGCTGTGCCGGGAGACGGAGGCCATGGGCGTGGAGGTCGCGGCGGAGGCCCAGCGGATGAGCGCCGTCGGGAAGAAGGTGGTGGAGGTGCAGACGCAGGCGGGGAAGCGCTTCTGGTGGGAGGTGGACGTCGAGGCGCTTGGGGAGGCGGAGCTGCCCGTGTTCGCCAGGGCGCTCCAGCGCCTCCGGGATAACGTGCGCCGCCACGCCGACAAGATGCCCTCCGCTGCTCCACCGCTGCAGTAG